Proteins from one Mucilaginibacter jinjuensis genomic window:
- a CDS encoding helix-turn-helix domain-containing protein — MVNNNETQNDFPKVRRDQLITVQDLIDFKQLLIVDIKKLLKEHTGHPGHQWLKAFEIKKMLRLSESKLQYLRDKGLIPFKKLGGITYYNLEEIEALMNSGKLNDQMKMV; from the coding sequence ATGGTAAATAACAATGAAACTCAAAATGACTTCCCGAAAGTCCGTCGCGATCAACTGATAACAGTGCAGGACCTGATTGATTTCAAACAACTGCTGATCGTTGACATCAAAAAGCTATTGAAGGAACATACCGGTCATCCTGGACACCAATGGCTCAAAGCTTTTGAGATCAAAAAGATGTTACGCCTGTCTGAAAGTAAGCTCCAATATCTCCGGGATAAAGGCTTAATACCTTTCAAAAAGTTGGGAGGTATAACTTATTACAATCTCGAAGAAATCGAGGCGCTCATGAACTCTGGTAAGTTGAACGATCAAATGAAAATGGTATGA
- a CDS encoding AraC family transcriptional regulator, whose translation MEHQKTFRIKNLPEAYFTGEHKQMLLENERLKGISVIRTDDHFRSCKNAVEPHVLENYLVCLIRKGAGIYNFGAEVFQLKENTLCLIPPLTLTSWHSQTAYQEGFCCTFSEDFFTTGQENKSWLSQTGLAGNLIISLTAEQMAYFSGLMEEMFAEMQTPSGVDVELMRVQLHLLVRKAAALYPDTSKHILPKSRAAVVLASDFVKHCRGDFEQLLNGEIQRLPSLNTYAERLNVTPNHLNDMVKLIMGKSVGQFLHQELAGHATNLLQQTQWRVGEIADRLGFNDLSYFTRFYKKQLQTTPSKVRGQNP comes from the coding sequence ATGGAACACCAAAAAACATTTCGGATAAAAAACTTGCCGGAGGCTTATTTCACCGGCGAGCATAAGCAGATGCTGCTTGAAAATGAACGACTTAAGGGCATTTCGGTGATCCGTACAGACGATCATTTCCGGAGTTGTAAAAATGCCGTAGAGCCTCATGTTTTAGAAAACTACCTGGTATGCCTTATCCGTAAAGGAGCTGGAATCTACAACTTCGGCGCTGAAGTATTTCAGTTAAAAGAAAATACACTTTGCCTGATCCCACCGCTGACGCTAACGTCATGGCATTCCCAAACTGCCTATCAAGAGGGTTTTTGCTGTACTTTCTCCGAGGACTTTTTTACCACGGGTCAGGAGAATAAAAGCTGGCTTAGCCAGACAGGCTTAGCTGGCAACTTGATCATTTCCCTGACTGCAGAGCAAATGGCTTATTTTTCCGGACTGATGGAAGAAATGTTTGCAGAAATGCAGACGCCATCCGGCGTTGACGTTGAATTGATGAGGGTTCAGCTGCACTTATTGGTTCGGAAGGCGGCGGCACTTTATCCGGACACGTCTAAACATATTCTGCCCAAAAGTAGGGCGGCTGTTGTCCTGGCTAGCGATTTCGTCAAGCATTGCAGGGGAGATTTTGAACAACTATTGAACGGGGAAATACAGCGTTTACCTTCGCTGAACACTTATGCCGAGAGGCTGAATGTAACCCCTAATCATCTGAATGACATGGTCAAGCTCATCATGGGTAAATCTGTCGGGCAGTTTCTTCACCAGGAGCTGGCTGGGCACGCGACTAACCTGCTGCAACAGACCCAATGGCGGGTGGGGGAGATCGCGGACCGGTTAGGATTTAACGACCTGTCCTATTTTACGCGCTTTTATAAAAAACAACTGCAAACGACGCCCTCCAAGGTCCGGGGACAAAATCCGTAG
- a CDS encoding amidohydrolase family protein, producing the protein MDKNIGNLPSGDVLIEGTKIKAVETEINIENAQVIQAEGMILSPGFTDAHRHAWQGSLRRLMPDVSDLMSYVEEIHFGLALHYRPEDILIGNLLTAWSAIDHGITGMIDASHNTRSYEHAEAALDALEATGIRALYAPAFPLGGEWEQSFWPAGLERLYKKRFSSEGLIKMGVFTHISTNGWDVARHLGVPMITEFLGKELSASLKGLQAEGKLGPDNIFNHCTGLTPEAWKIMADCGVKVTVDPRSDAQYGLEEGVFAYQHAIDHGMRPGIGTDLETAYGGDMFTEMRVAFALQRAFAQNRKYNGDAKAPAPVTSKALLEAATLHGAEIAGFGQVAGSITPGKAADLILIDTNAINLFPSNDAIGTVVHAADRSNVDTVMVNGKILKSDGKLIGADLDYLKERAQSSVQYLLEKQNDFNRMK; encoded by the coding sequence ATGGACAAGAACATCGGCAACCTTCCTTCGGGCGATGTCTTAATCGAAGGCACCAAGATCAAAGCTGTTGAAACCGAAATAAATATCGAAAATGCGCAAGTTATCCAAGCGGAGGGCATGATCCTTTCACCCGGTTTTACCGATGCCCACCGTCATGCCTGGCAGGGTAGTTTGCGCCGCCTGATGCCAGACGTCAGCGATCTGATGAGCTACGTAGAAGAAATACATTTCGGGCTTGCCCTGCATTATCGTCCGGAAGATATTCTTATCGGTAATTTACTGACCGCGTGGAGCGCCATAGACCATGGGATCACCGGGATGATCGACGCCTCCCACAACACCCGTAGTTATGAGCACGCCGAGGCTGCGCTGGATGCTTTGGAAGCAACGGGCATCCGGGCGCTCTATGCACCGGCATTTCCGCTTGGCGGAGAATGGGAACAATCATTTTGGCCGGCAGGTCTAGAACGCTTATACAAGAAAAGGTTTTCTTCAGAAGGGCTGATCAAAATGGGTGTTTTTACCCATATCAGCACGAATGGCTGGGACGTGGCGCGCCACCTGGGTGTTCCGATGATCACTGAATTCCTAGGTAAAGAACTATCTGCTTCTTTGAAAGGCCTGCAAGCGGAAGGCAAACTTGGGCCGGACAATATCTTTAATCATTGTACCGGCTTAACACCTGAAGCATGGAAGATCATGGCCGATTGCGGTGTTAAGGTCACGGTCGACCCTCGTTCGGATGCCCAATATGGGCTGGAAGAAGGAGTTTTCGCCTATCAGCATGCTATCGACCACGGGATGCGTCCCGGTATCGGTACTGACCTGGAGACCGCCTATGGCGGGGATATGTTTACGGAAATGCGTGTAGCATTTGCCTTACAAAGGGCATTTGCGCAAAATCGAAAATATAATGGCGATGCTAAGGCGCCGGCGCCGGTGACCTCCAAAGCCTTGCTGGAAGCTGCTACGCTCCACGGGGCCGAGATCGCCGGCTTTGGCCAAGTCGCAGGCAGTATCACACCAGGTAAAGCCGCTGACCTCATTCTGATCGATACGAATGCGATCAACTTGTTTCCATCCAATGACGCCATTGGTACCGTGGTGCATGCAGCCGACAGAAGCAACGTGGATACAGTCATGGTGAATGGGAAAATCCTCAAATCTGATGGAAAACTGATCGGTGCCGATTTGGATTATTTAAAGGAAAGAGCACAATCATCTGTGCAATATTTACTAGAAAAACAAAACGATTTCAATCGAATGAAGTAA
- a CDS encoding plasmid mobilization protein, producing MENQGDNRSKTLLTRLKPAEYQSIYSAFKKTRFNKLSEYCRSILLGKPIVVVHRDKSMDEMLEELALLRKELNAIGNNLNQAVRQINSAHGNADNRLWLNLLSIIGSKVDPAIGQIKERMLSFSDVWSQKLKPAEASAEQ from the coding sequence ATGGAAAATCAGGGTGATAACAGATCAAAAACTTTGCTGACAAGGCTCAAACCTGCCGAGTACCAGTCCATTTATTCCGCCTTCAAAAAGACCCGGTTTAATAAACTCAGTGAGTATTGCAGGAGTATTTTATTGGGCAAGCCTATAGTTGTAGTACATCGTGATAAATCAATGGATGAAATGCTGGAAGAACTTGCATTGCTCAGAAAGGAGTTGAATGCAATAGGTAATAATCTGAACCAGGCAGTTCGACAAATTAATAGTGCGCACGGAAATGCGGATAACCGATTATGGTTAAATCTGCTTTCTATTATTGGCAGCAAGGTCGATCCGGCAATCGGTCAGATTAAAGAACGTATGTTAAGTTTTTCGGATGTATGGTCGCAAAAATTAAAACCGGCAGAAGCGTCAGCGGAGCAATAA
- a CDS encoding winged helix-turn-helix transcriptional regulator, translated as MYERKIPLTLGCGFELVRQVVNGKWKFMLLYCLHEGITRPSAMERALPGISRRVINIQLNQLIGHGLVSKQDYEEKPPRVEYFLTDLGKSLIPFIIDLGTWGEEHKGTLQLNIV; from the coding sequence ATGTATGAAAGGAAGATTCCGCTGACATTGGGATGCGGATTTGAACTGGTCCGGCAAGTGGTGAATGGTAAATGGAAGTTTATGCTGCTGTATTGTCTGCATGAGGGCATTACACGCCCAAGCGCGATGGAGCGGGCTTTGCCCGGTATCAGCCGGAGAGTGATCAATATTCAGTTGAATCAACTGATCGGCCACGGTTTGGTTAGCAAACAAGATTACGAAGAGAAGCCGCCACGGGTGGAATATTTTCTTACAGATCTGGGAAAAAGCCTCATTCCGTTTATTATTGACCTGGGCACCTGGGGCGAGGAGCATAAAGGAACCTTACAATTAAATATTGTTTGA